The following coding sequences are from one Microbacterium wangchenii window:
- a CDS encoding glycosyltransferase encodes MPARVHAILVVRPEGRTPAAAHLRATLAALAAQTRPVDALTIVLCGGDAELREIAARSGAEGVITAAHGTGFAAATAMATPRLIGEAVWLLAQDTAPDPEALTRLAGALELAASVSFAAPKLVRWDDRSEIVSLGVSMSPTGRAIELAAGELDQGQHDAAQDVLGTDVRGVLVRREAWRQLGGLDPALAGADEGLDLGVRARLAGERVTLVPSAVVAVAGDGVAGLPAEHRSTRREFAIRTAELHRRLVYAPAVAVPLHWLSLLPLAVWRTIALLVAKQPGRVGPDWWATLVVLVRWGAVARARRQIRTTRRAGWSRLAPLRVSHAQLRLRWDGDGADPSAPVRTELRFFTGGGAWTVLAAAAVSVAVFPALLAWPVLGGGALLPLRSRVAQLWADAAYGQRALGLADIAPADPFAAVVAVVGTLSPADPSRALVILWLLALPLAVLGAWFAATRVTERSLLRILAAVTWALAPPFLTALIDGRPTAVLVHLLLPWLLYTGSVAHRSWASAGGASVLLVAVLACAPSLAPAVLVAWLGILVAVVAARRGRGVAKIVWLLVPTAVFFAPLAWAHARAGNLLAILADPGPPTGGAVAADAGGRLLLAAGFPTPDPAGWSAFLEGAPVWWVPLLIAPLALLALASLVTPRWPAAAAMMALALLGLATAFGAVGIAVSFAGSSTVPLWPGAGLSLAWAGALGAATVTLDTGLVPRVRMLRPAVALILAGGVAVAALPALTASARDAAVLTNGPASTLPAYVAAEGRGDARTGTIVIDPRGSGMVVQVVWGGSETLGGQSTLQATRTAPTAADRELAALAADLVTSTGPDAVAALAERGIGFVMLAAPTGDVEAVRALRLAASTALDQRDGLDAASRGVLWRVTGDVEPRPDASAAVHDTARVLALLQIAVVVIGLLLAVPTAASRRIARRTPRIVGPAPREAR; translated from the coding sequence ATGCCCGCTCGAGTCCACGCGATCCTCGTCGTGCGTCCGGAAGGGCGCACGCCCGCTGCCGCACACCTGCGGGCCACGCTCGCGGCGCTGGCGGCGCAGACCCGGCCCGTCGACGCCCTGACCATCGTGCTGTGCGGCGGCGATGCCGAGCTCCGCGAGATCGCCGCCCGCTCGGGCGCGGAAGGGGTCATCACCGCCGCGCACGGCACCGGATTCGCCGCGGCGACCGCGATGGCCACCCCCCGCCTCATCGGAGAGGCCGTGTGGCTCCTGGCCCAGGACACCGCGCCCGACCCCGAGGCGCTCACCCGCCTGGCCGGCGCCCTGGAACTGGCGGCGTCCGTCTCCTTCGCCGCTCCCAAGCTCGTCCGCTGGGACGACCGCTCGGAGATCGTCTCGCTCGGGGTGAGCATGTCGCCGACGGGGCGGGCGATCGAGCTGGCGGCGGGCGAACTCGACCAGGGGCAGCACGACGCCGCGCAGGATGTGCTGGGCACAGACGTCCGCGGCGTGCTCGTCCGGCGCGAGGCGTGGCGGCAGCTGGGCGGACTCGATCCCGCGCTCGCGGGAGCGGACGAAGGGCTCGATCTCGGTGTGCGCGCACGGCTGGCGGGGGAGCGGGTCACCCTCGTGCCCTCCGCCGTGGTCGCGGTGGCCGGCGACGGCGTGGCGGGCCTCCCCGCCGAGCACCGCTCCACCCGCCGGGAGTTCGCCATCCGCACGGCGGAGCTGCACCGCCGTCTCGTCTACGCGCCCGCCGTCGCGGTGCCGCTGCACTGGCTCTCCCTGCTGCCACTGGCGGTGTGGCGCACGATCGCGCTCCTGGTGGCCAAGCAGCCCGGCCGGGTCGGACCGGATTGGTGGGCCACCCTCGTGGTGCTCGTGCGGTGGGGTGCCGTCGCGCGGGCGCGGCGGCAGATCCGCACCACCCGCCGCGCCGGCTGGTCGCGCCTGGCGCCCCTGCGGGTGAGCCACGCGCAGCTGCGCCTGCGGTGGGACGGGGACGGCGCCGATCCCTCCGCGCCGGTGCGCACCGAACTGCGGTTCTTCACCGGCGGCGGCGCCTGGACGGTGCTGGCAGCCGCGGCGGTCTCGGTGGCGGTCTTCCCCGCGCTCCTGGCCTGGCCGGTGCTGGGCGGCGGCGCCCTGCTCCCGCTGCGCTCGCGCGTGGCTCAGCTGTGGGCCGACGCCGCGTACGGTCAGCGTGCGCTCGGCCTGGCCGACATCGCCCCGGCCGACCCCTTCGCCGCAGTGGTGGCCGTGGTGGGCACGCTCTCGCCCGCCGACCCTTCGCGGGCCCTGGTGATCCTGTGGCTGCTGGCCCTGCCGCTCGCGGTGCTGGGTGCGTGGTTCGCGGCGACCCGGGTCACCGAGCGCTCCCTCCTGCGGATTCTCGCGGCGGTGACATGGGCGCTGGCCCCGCCCTTCCTCACCGCCCTCATCGACGGACGCCCGACGGCCGTGCTCGTGCATCTCCTGCTCCCGTGGCTGCTGTACACCGGCAGCGTCGCGCACCGGTCGTGGGCGAGCGCCGGCGGCGCGTCGGTCCTGCTGGTGGCGGTGCTGGCGTGCGCGCCGTCGCTGGCTCCGGCGGTGCTCGTGGCGTGGCTGGGCATCCTCGTCGCCGTCGTCGCGGCCCGCCGGGGCCGCGGCGTCGCCAAGATCGTGTGGCTCCTGGTGCCGACGGCGGTGTTCTTCGCCCCGCTGGCGTGGGCGCATGCGCGCGCGGGGAACCTGCTGGCGATCCTCGCCGATCCCGGACCGCCCACCGGCGGTGCCGTCGCCGCCGACGCGGGCGGGCGGCTGCTGCTGGCTGCCGGGTTCCCCACGCCCGACCCCGCCGGATGGAGCGCGTTCCTCGAGGGGGCGCCGGTGTGGTGGGTGCCGCTGCTGATCGCTCCGCTGGCCCTGCTCGCGCTGGCGTCGCTGGTCACCCCCCGCTGGCCCGCAGCCGCGGCGATGATGGCGCTGGCGCTGCTCGGGCTGGCCACTGCGTTCGGCGCCGTCGGGATCGCGGTCTCCTTCGCCGGGTCATCGACGGTGCCGCTGTGGCCGGGCGCCGGTCTGAGCCTCGCGTGGGCCGGCGCGCTGGGCGCCGCGACGGTGACCCTGGACACCGGTCTGGTGCCGCGCGTGCGGATGCTGCGGCCCGCCGTCGCGCTGATCCTCGCCGGCGGCGTGGCGGTGGCGGCACTGCCGGCCCTCACGGCGTCGGCGCGGGATGCCGCGGTTCTGACCAACGGCCCCGCCTCCACCCTCCCCGCCTACGTCGCCGCGGAGGGGCGCGGTGACGCCCGCACCGGCACGATCGTGATCGACCCGCGGGGGAGCGGGATGGTCGTGCAGGTCGTGTGGGGCGGCAGCGAGACACTCGGCGGGCAGAGCACGCTCCAGGCCACCCGCACGGCACCCACCGCGGCCGACCGGGAGCTGGCCGCCCTCGCCGCCGACCTCGTGACCTCCACGGGGCCCGATGCGGTCGCCGCACTCGCCGAGCGCGGCATCGGTTTCGTCATGCTCGCCGCCCCCACCGGCGACGTCGAGGCCGTCCGCGCGCTGCGGCTGGCCGCATCCACCGCCCTGGATCAGCGCGACGGACTGGATGCGGCTTCGCGCGGTGTCCTGTGGCGCGTGACCGGCGACGTCGAACCCCGGCCCGACGCGAGCGCCGCCGTCCACGACACCGCGCGGGTGCTGGCGCTGCTGCAGATCGCCGTCGTCGTCATCGGCCTGCTTCTGGCCGTGCCCACCGCCGCCAGCCGGCGGATCGCGCGGCGCACCCCGCGCATCGTCGGCCCCGCACCCAGGGAGGCCCGATGA
- a CDS encoding O-antigen ligase family protein, with translation MAVHTKHPVSAPPTPPAREKTAHLLLRGWCVFVVLLALGGTAWVHAFGDVAAGALAVVSGLVSIVLWLVVRPPVQGRRMPWLALGYIAWAAASVIWSAWPATTAITWLLLATTTAQGLFVAAVLTWAEIVRTIASALKWVLGLSLLFELWVSIVIQGPILPGWVRPTEKMDPIVYWSRDNLFDWDARIQGIFGNSNLLAGVAVLALVVFAIRLADRAPRRGLLLAWMAAAAFLLVRAGSATAYLSVVAIAVVLGTVLLMRTARRPGERTRWYILYAVVGLGGGSALWFARDAIFGILGRSADLTGREQIWQQVFERASEHPVIGWGFATPWLPEDPRFDGWIIDHGESVLQAHSMWLDAFLQLGIVGVVLLALAYLAFIWRAWFFAIDRPRFHLRADRPYSPLSLLPTLFATLMLVQGVSESGPLLVWGWMLFILLSFKIDQAPLVGVGPAEQSLSIERGDLQSRVP, from the coding sequence ATGGCGGTTCACACGAAGCATCCTGTCTCGGCGCCGCCCACCCCGCCCGCGCGGGAGAAGACCGCGCACCTGCTGCTGCGCGGATGGTGTGTCTTCGTGGTGCTGCTGGCCCTGGGCGGCACCGCATGGGTGCACGCGTTCGGCGATGTCGCCGCCGGTGCGCTGGCGGTCGTGTCGGGGCTCGTCTCCATCGTGCTGTGGCTCGTCGTGCGCCCACCCGTGCAGGGGCGGCGGATGCCGTGGCTCGCGCTGGGCTACATCGCCTGGGCGGCCGCCTCCGTCATCTGGAGCGCGTGGCCCGCCACGACGGCGATCACATGGCTGCTGCTGGCGACCACCACCGCGCAGGGCCTGTTCGTGGCCGCCGTCCTGACCTGGGCGGAGATCGTCCGCACCATCGCGTCGGCGCTGAAGTGGGTTCTCGGCCTGAGCCTGCTGTTCGAGCTGTGGGTATCGATCGTCATCCAGGGTCCGATCCTGCCCGGATGGGTGCGCCCCACCGAGAAGATGGACCCGATCGTCTACTGGTCGCGGGACAACCTGTTCGACTGGGACGCGCGCATCCAGGGCATCTTCGGCAACTCCAACCTGCTCGCCGGCGTCGCGGTGCTCGCGCTCGTCGTCTTCGCCATCCGCCTGGCCGATCGCGCACCGCGCCGGGGGCTGCTGCTGGCCTGGATGGCCGCGGCGGCCTTCCTGCTCGTGCGCGCCGGCTCGGCCACCGCCTACCTCTCCGTCGTCGCCATCGCCGTGGTCCTGGGCACCGTGCTGCTCATGCGCACCGCGCGCCGACCCGGGGAGCGCACGCGCTGGTACATCCTCTACGCCGTCGTGGGCCTGGGGGGCGGGTCGGCGCTGTGGTTCGCGCGGGACGCGATCTTCGGCATCCTGGGCCGCTCGGCCGACCTCACCGGGCGGGAGCAGATCTGGCAGCAGGTGTTCGAGCGCGCGTCGGAGCATCCCGTCATCGGATGGGGCTTCGCGACGCCGTGGCTGCCGGAGGATCCGCGCTTCGACGGGTGGATCATCGACCACGGCGAGAGCGTGCTGCAGGCACACAGCATGTGGCTGGACGCGTTCCTGCAGCTGGGGATCGTCGGCGTCGTGCTGCTCGCGCTGGCCTACCTCGCCTTCATCTGGCGGGCGTGGTTCTTCGCCATCGACCGCCCCCGGTTCCACCTGCGCGCCGACCGCCCCTACTCGCCGCTGAGCCTGCTCCCGACGCTGTTCGCCACGCTCATGCTGGTGCAGGGGGTGTCCGAATCGGGGCCGCTGCTGGTGTGGGGCTGGATGCTGTTCATTCTGCTGTCGTTCAAGATCGACCAGGCCCCGCTGGTGGGCGTGGGGCCCGCCGAGCAGAGCCTGTCGATCGAGCGCGGCGACCTGCAGAGCCGGGTGCCGTGA
- a CDS encoding DUF3499 family protein gives MRDRLCSKVACSREAVATLTYDYGDQMAVVGPLGRVDDPHAHDLCAIHTDRLSVPRGWVVVRHETLRV, from the coding sequence ATGCGCGACAGACTCTGCTCCAAGGTGGCCTGCTCCCGTGAGGCCGTGGCGACACTGACGTACGACTACGGCGATCAGATGGCAGTCGTCGGGCCGCTGGGGCGCGTGGACGACCCGCACGCGCACGACTTGTGCGCCATCCACACCGACCGGCTCTCCGTGCCGCGCGGCTGGGTGGTCGTGCGTCACGAGACCCTGCGCGTCTGA
- a CDS encoding stage II sporulation protein M: MDLDALTAARREEWARLDALSRARRLSGAEVDELVTRYRAASADLADIKTSAGRTPQGDYVSTLLARTRLRLTGVREHSGALVPRFFLRQLPAALYRVRWMLLAVAVGFLAVTALVATWIAGDPTAVAALGDSADLEYYAEEEFTSYYSENPAAVFAGTVWTNNAWIAAQCVAFGITGIWPLMVLVQNAVGVGTAAAVMFAFDRGDIFFSFILPHGLLEITAVLVAGAAGLQIFWAWVAPGPRSRGEALASAGRSLGTIAIGLVFVLALSGVIEGFVTPAPWPVAVKITIGALALAAFLAYMLVVGGRAVRAGEDGDLTEYEAGTPRLIAG, from the coding sequence ATGGATCTCGACGCCCTGACCGCCGCACGGCGGGAGGAGTGGGCGAGGCTCGACGCGCTGAGCCGCGCGCGCCGCCTGTCCGGCGCCGAGGTCGACGAGCTCGTCACGCGCTATCGCGCGGCGTCGGCCGACCTCGCCGACATCAAGACCTCCGCCGGGCGCACGCCGCAGGGCGACTACGTCTCCACGCTCCTGGCCCGCACGCGGCTGCGGCTGACCGGCGTGCGCGAGCACTCCGGAGCGCTCGTGCCGCGCTTCTTCCTGCGTCAGCTGCCGGCGGCGCTGTACCGCGTGCGCTGGATGCTGCTGGCCGTGGCCGTCGGGTTCCTCGCGGTGACGGCGCTCGTGGCGACGTGGATCGCCGGCGATCCGACCGCCGTCGCGGCCCTCGGCGACAGCGCCGACCTCGAGTACTACGCCGAGGAGGAGTTCACCTCGTACTACAGCGAGAACCCCGCCGCGGTGTTCGCCGGGACGGTGTGGACCAACAACGCGTGGATCGCGGCGCAGTGCGTGGCGTTCGGGATCACCGGCATCTGGCCGCTCATGGTCCTCGTGCAGAACGCGGTCGGGGTCGGCACGGCGGCGGCGGTGATGTTCGCCTTCGACCGCGGCGACATCTTCTTCTCCTTCATCCTCCCGCACGGCCTCCTGGAGATCACGGCCGTGCTCGTGGCCGGGGCGGCCGGACTGCAGATCTTCTGGGCGTGGGTGGCGCCCGGCCCCCGCTCGCGCGGCGAGGCGCTGGCCTCGGCCGGCCGGTCGCTGGGCACGATCGCGATCGGGCTCGTGTTCGTCCTCGCCCTCTCCGGCGTGATCGAGGGGTTCGTGACGCCGGCGCCCTGGCCGGTCGCGGTGAAGATCACGATCGGCGCGCTCGCGCTCGCGGCGTTCCTGGCGTACATGCTGGTCGTCGGCGGGCGCGCCGTGCGGGCCGGAGAGGACGGCGACCTCACCGAGTACGAGGCCGGCACGCCTCGCCTGATCGCCGGCTGA
- a CDS encoding WhiB family transcriptional regulator: MAGSQYRSGVPDNWFVDPVHLGVPGVRRDADVEDNPLSWQSDALCAQTDPEAFFPEKGGSTRDAKRICTSCDVRDACLEYALQNDERFGIWGGLSERERRKLKRRAS; encoded by the coding sequence ATGGCTGGATCACAGTATCGTTCCGGCGTACCCGACAACTGGTTCGTCGATCCCGTCCATCTGGGCGTGCCCGGGGTGCGCCGCGACGCGGACGTCGAGGACAACCCGCTCTCCTGGCAGTCCGACGCGCTGTGCGCGCAGACCGACCCCGAGGCCTTCTTCCCCGAGAAGGGCGGATCGACCCGCGACGCCAAGCGCATCTGCACCTCGTGCGACGTGCGCGACGCGTGCCTGGAGTATGCGCTGCAGAACGACGAGCGCTTCGGGATCTGGGGCGGCCTGAGCGAGCGCGAGCGTCGCAAGCTCAAGCGCCGCGCGAGCTGA
- the manA gene encoding mannose-6-phosphate isomerase, class I gives MLTRISNSPRDYAWGSRTLIAELEGRAPSGAPEAEVWFGDHPGSPALVEDGSGRTLDTWLAEESAALGVPTRLPYLLKLLAAGAPLSIQAHPSKAQAEAGFAREEAAGVPRDAAERNYRDDNHKPELIVAVSDRFEALAGLRELSATRRLVQALGDGPGPRALRAHLEGADAAAALRDTIAWLLGPDSDGDVADVISAVGGASAAEFTSELALARSLAEAYPRDPGVVVALLMNLVILTRGEALFVPAGVLHAYVSGLGVELMAASDNVLRGGLTPKHVDAGELMAVLDAAPSDPPRLPSREAGPGVQIFDPGVPDFALAAVTVDTGTPELELSGIALAVAVAGIVEVTGASGERVTLQPGQALVASAVESPLRFAGAGRAFVAMPGRA, from the coding sequence GTGCTCACCCGCATCTCGAACTCGCCCCGCGACTACGCATGGGGATCGCGCACGCTGATCGCCGAGCTGGAGGGGCGCGCGCCCTCCGGCGCGCCGGAGGCGGAGGTGTGGTTCGGTGACCACCCCGGATCCCCGGCCCTGGTGGAGGACGGGTCCGGCCGCACGCTGGACACGTGGCTGGCGGAGGAGTCGGCGGCACTGGGTGTGCCCACCCGCCTGCCCTACCTGCTGAAGCTGCTGGCCGCCGGCGCGCCCCTGTCGATCCAGGCGCACCCCTCCAAGGCGCAGGCCGAGGCGGGGTTCGCGCGCGAAGAGGCGGCGGGAGTTCCCCGCGACGCCGCCGAGCGCAACTACCGCGACGACAATCACAAGCCCGAACTGATCGTCGCCGTCAGCGACCGGTTCGAGGCGCTCGCGGGCCTGCGCGAGCTGTCTGCGACCCGCCGGCTGGTCCAGGCACTCGGCGACGGCCCGGGTCCGCGGGCCCTGCGCGCGCACCTGGAGGGCGCGGATGCGGCGGCCGCGCTGCGCGACACCATCGCGTGGCTGCTCGGCCCCGACTCCGACGGCGACGTCGCCGACGTCATCTCCGCGGTGGGCGGCGCGAGCGCGGCGGAGTTCACTTCGGAGCTTGCGCTGGCCCGCTCCCTGGCCGAGGCCTACCCCCGAGACCCGGGCGTGGTGGTGGCGCTGCTGATGAACCTCGTCATCCTGACGCGCGGCGAGGCGCTGTTCGTGCCCGCCGGCGTGCTGCACGCGTACGTGTCGGGGCTCGGCGTGGAGCTCATGGCCGCCAGCGACAATGTGCTGCGCGGCGGGCTCACCCCCAAGCACGTGGACGCCGGCGAGCTCATGGCGGTGCTGGACGCCGCACCCTCCGATCCGCCCCGCCTGCCCTCCCGCGAGGCGGGCCCTGGCGTCCAGATCTTCGACCCCGGCGTACCCGATTTCGCCCTGGCAGCGGTGACGGTGGACACCGGAACCCCCGAACTGGAGCTCAGCGGCATCGCGCTCGCCGTCGCCGTGGCGGGGATCGTCGAAGTCACCGGAGCCAGCGGTGAGCGGGTCACCCTGCAGCCGGGCCAGGCGCTCGTGGCCAGTGCCGTGGAGAGCCCGCTGCGCTTCGCCGGCGCCGGTCGCGCCTTCGTGGCGATGCCCGGCCGGGCATAA
- a CDS encoding RDD family protein produces MAQGPSPDLVRIAQDETVTGEAVALDVQSAGFFLRALGALLDFLAGVAVLLLLAAVVTWLAAAGVLSEAMIRPLAITVLVLVTVVVPTTVEALTRGRSLGKLAVGARIVRADGGAIGFRHAFLRALVGVLELWFTLGSLAALVAIFTPRAQRLGDLLAGTYSERTRTRPLPDPAPGVPPVLAGWAAVADVARLPDRLAARIAQFVRSAPELDSAARLRLAETLAVQARPFVAPLPPVDADLFLHGVAAVRRDRELRALRLQDERVAALLPPAS; encoded by the coding sequence ATGGCGCAAGGCCCCTCCCCCGACCTCGTGCGCATCGCGCAGGACGAGACCGTCACCGGTGAAGCCGTCGCCCTGGACGTGCAGTCGGCGGGGTTCTTCCTCCGTGCCCTCGGTGCGCTGCTGGACTTCCTCGCCGGTGTGGCCGTGCTCCTGCTGCTGGCGGCGGTGGTGACGTGGCTGGCGGCGGCCGGAGTGCTCAGCGAGGCGATGATCCGCCCGCTGGCGATCACGGTGCTCGTACTGGTCACCGTCGTCGTGCCCACGACCGTGGAGGCCCTCACGCGGGGGCGGAGCCTCGGCAAGCTCGCCGTGGGCGCCCGGATCGTGCGCGCCGACGGCGGGGCGATCGGGTTCCGCCACGCCTTCCTCCGCGCCCTCGTCGGCGTGTTGGAGTTGTGGTTCACGCTGGGTTCGCTCGCCGCGCTCGTGGCGATCTTCACCCCGCGCGCGCAGCGGCTGGGTGACCTCCTGGCCGGCACCTACAGCGAGCGCACCCGCACACGTCCCCTGCCGGATCCCGCGCCGGGAGTGCCGCCGGTCCTCGCCGGCTGGGCCGCCGTCGCCGATGTCGCGCGGCTTCCCGACCGCCTCGCCGCCCGCATCGCGCAGTTCGTGCGGTCGGCGCCCGAGCTGGACTCCGCCGCGCGCCTGCGCCTCGCCGAGACCCTCGCGGTGCAGGCGCGTCCCTTCGTCGCGCCGCTGCCGCCCGTGGATGCCGACCTGTTCCTCCACGGCGTCGCCGCCGTGCGGCGCGACCGCGAGCTGCGCGCCCTGCGCCTGCAGGACGAGCGCGTGGCCGCGCTGCTTCCCCCAGCCTCCTGA
- a CDS encoding Fur family transcriptional regulator → MLDGSDTTPEALLRTAGLRVTSTRTAVFDALSGKPHASAEEVFDRIRVTLPGTSMQSVYNALGDFVEAGVARRIEPAGRPGMFELRVGDNHHHMVCTECGRIEDVDCVVGAAPCLHVPEGSGFDIRSAEVTFWGTCPACRAEAENPNPLRGPE, encoded by the coding sequence ATGCTCGACGGCTCCGACACGACTCCCGAGGCGCTGCTGCGCACCGCGGGACTCCGCGTGACCTCGACCCGAACCGCCGTCTTCGACGCGCTCTCCGGCAAGCCCCACGCATCCGCCGAGGAGGTGTTCGACCGCATCCGCGTGACCCTTCCGGGCACGAGCATGCAGTCGGTCTACAACGCCCTCGGCGACTTCGTGGAGGCCGGGGTGGCGCGTCGGATCGAACCGGCCGGTCGTCCCGGCATGTTCGAACTGCGCGTCGGCGACAACCACCACCACATGGTGTGCACGGAGTGCGGCCGCATCGAGGACGTCGATTGCGTCGTCGGTGCCGCGCCGTGCCTGCACGTGCCGGAGGGGAGCGGATTCGACATCCGCTCCGCCGAGGTCACGTTCTGGGGAACATGCCCGGCCTGTCGAGCAGAAGCTGAAAACCCGAACCCTCTGAGAGGACCCGAATGA
- a CDS encoding metallopeptidase family protein, whose protein sequence is MVRRRTRERLRARPPRHGRHGRENRSPVVRPPLPPLDTRAERFDLAVGTAAEFLRSAWEELRDVSFEIGVLPPSPDDQGIPRWHVLREQKRIILYRVPIERLSHLHRNDDLHRRMMIESAVFRAAAEYLDRDPWDLGPERFRYF, encoded by the coding sequence ATGGTCCGCCGACGCACACGCGAACGTCTCCGCGCGAGACCCCCGCGCCACGGCCGTCACGGCCGCGAGAACCGCAGCCCGGTCGTCCGACCCCCGCTGCCCCCGCTGGACACCCGCGCGGAGCGGTTCGACCTGGCCGTGGGCACCGCCGCGGAGTTTCTGCGCTCGGCGTGGGAGGAGCTGCGGGACGTCTCGTTCGAGATCGGCGTCCTGCCCCCCTCCCCCGACGATCAGGGCATCCCGCGCTGGCACGTGCTGCGCGAGCAGAAGCGCATCATCCTGTACCGCGTACCGATCGAGCGGCTCAGCCACCTGCACCGCAACGACGACCTGCACCGGCGCATGATGATCGAGAGCGCGGTCTTCCGCGCCGCGGCCGAATACCTCGACCGCGACCCGTGGGACCTCGGCCCCGAGCGCTTCCGGTACTTCTGA
- a CDS encoding DUF5719 family protein, giving the protein MTERRRFGWALTSARVIAGAAAAVAVVVAVVLAIAFPWPTVSTEPVRVEATPAPSDTVLACDGPLLVLGRVVEQAGQLELAAAQSVVAGPDTADASERALTGPVPDAGPLSFTAAPDGSAPAAVAAAGSASVDAADLRGFAASACRPPLLESWLVGGATTTGSNDLVILTNPGVVAATVQVTVYGAAGAQSAPGGVDRVVPARSQIVVPLAGLLRDEASPVVHVTAAGAPVSVALQSSLTRTLLPGGVDQVSPLAAAADRQVIPGVVVSASAADEGAEARTLVRLLAPAGDGEARVSVRDDTGRAVGETATVPLADGTPIELELPGLAAGTYSVGVEADSPVVAGAWSTTGFGEGSDYAWFAAAPEVDLPTVVAVPRGASPTMSFVNDRAADATVVLTSPDGSTQDVEVPATGAVEVELSESGVYALDPSAPVRAGVSFAGAGALAGYPVWGADAAAPPIVVFP; this is encoded by the coding sequence ATGACCGAGCGTCGCCGATTCGGCTGGGCACTGACCAGCGCGCGGGTGATCGCCGGCGCCGCCGCCGCGGTGGCCGTGGTCGTCGCGGTCGTGCTGGCCATCGCCTTCCCCTGGCCCACGGTGTCCACCGAGCCCGTGCGCGTCGAGGCGACGCCGGCGCCGTCGGACACGGTGCTGGCGTGTGACGGGCCGTTGCTGGTGCTCGGCCGCGTCGTCGAGCAGGCCGGTCAGCTGGAGCTGGCCGCCGCGCAGTCCGTCGTTGCGGGGCCCGACACCGCCGATGCGTCCGAGCGGGCTCTCACGGGGCCCGTGCCGGATGCGGGGCCGCTGAGCTTCACTGCGGCCCCGGACGGGTCCGCGCCCGCCGCCGTCGCGGCGGCCGGGTCGGCGTCGGTGGATGCGGCGGATCTGCGCGGGTTCGCCGCATCCGCGTGCCGGCCGCCCCTCCTGGAGTCCTGGCTCGTGGGAGGTGCCACCACGACTGGCTCCAACGACCTCGTGATCCTCACCAACCCCGGTGTCGTCGCCGCGACGGTGCAGGTGACGGTGTACGGCGCGGCGGGAGCCCAGAGCGCGCCCGGCGGCGTGGATCGCGTCGTGCCGGCGCGGAGCCAGATCGTCGTGCCCCTCGCGGGGCTCCTGCGCGACGAGGCCAGCCCCGTCGTGCACGTGACAGCGGCTGGGGCGCCGGTGAGCGTGGCCCTGCAGTCCAGCCTCACCCGCACGCTCCTGCCCGGTGGCGTCGACCAGGTGAGCCCGCTGGCGGCGGCCGCCGACCGGCAGGTCATCCCCGGAGTCGTCGTGTCCGCCTCCGCCGCCGACGAGGGCGCGGAGGCACGAACCCTCGTGCGGCTGCTCGCCCCCGCCGGTGACGGCGAAGCGCGCGTGTCGGTGCGGGACGACACCGGACGCGCCGTGGGCGAGACGGCGACCGTCCCGCTGGCGGACGGGACCCCCATCGAGCTGGAACTGCCCGGACTCGCCGCCGGCACCTACTCCGTCGGAGTCGAGGCCGACTCCCCGGTCGTGGCCGGGGCATGGAGCACGACCGGGTTCGGGGAAGGATCCGATTACGCGTGGTTCGCCGCGGCGCCCGAGGTCGACCTGCCCACGGTGGTCGCGGTGCCGCGCGGGGCGTCCCCGACGATGTCGTTCGTCAACGACCGCGCCGCCGACGCCACGGTCGTCCTGACCTCGCCCGACGGCTCCACGCAGGACGTCGAGGTGCCGGCCACCGGCGCCGTGGAGGTCGAACTGAGCGAGTCCGGCGTGTATGCGCTGGATCCGTCCGCGCCGGTGCGTGCCGGCGTGTCCTTCGCCGGGGCCGGCGCGCTCGCCGGATACCCCGTGTGGGGAGCGGATGCGGCGGCCCCGCCGATCGTCGTCTTCCCGTAG